The following are from one region of the Bacillus thuringiensis genome:
- a CDS encoding helix-turn-helix transcriptional regulator, giving the protein MFKTLKLWFWYDWALLCIRFIIWLSLISTTIQQQDHLTVPLWIIILWEIVSFSVPWICLMFSYRYYLFTEIILFGGVCFYLTLLFPSAYLTFLMPTFMIAANSAHKSYRWSGPITIILFPLLIAIFSKVTDLWVIILQLSLAFAMGSFFRLLAINYRQSETIRNQKHVLEQYVSQVERITLLEERDRLSKDLHDTMGHSYTSIIMGMETLRMELKSKEGEQQLDSLLQLARNSMEEVRLYLHQLDLSQESLPLAVTLQQLTEEFKKHAKVNVRTRIIGEEYMASKQSKMTLYRSLQESLTNAVRHGHSTEIIVSLHFEPQQIRLDVQDNGCGVEEWKDGFGLTAMKERVSQSQGRVIVYSKKGEGTLISCVLPKQVQLSNEQIRLCIVDDHSFIRESLHTILDGQEDLQVVGMAEDGERALELCERLKPDVVLMDLEMPNLDGVHATKMIKEKWPDIRVLILSTFQNTERAKEIIRNGADGYLLKSIDSRELAESIRLVYRGGTMINHGLFHRMWEENEEKGSFESRSDGKEYGLTKRELEILELLSQGSRYKTIASTLYLSNGTVRNYASNLYEKLGVKNREEAVQKAKDKGLLL; this is encoded by the coding sequence TTGTTTAAGACTTTGAAACTATGGTTCTGGTACGATTGGGCCTTACTTTGTATACGTTTTATTATTTGGCTATCATTGATATCAACAACTATCCAACAACAAGATCATTTGACAGTACCACTTTGGATCATAATTCTTTGGGAAATCGTTTCATTTTCAGTACCTTGGATCTGTTTAATGTTCAGTTATCGCTATTATTTGTTTACTGAAATAATATTATTTGGCGGAGTGTGTTTCTATTTAACTTTATTATTTCCGTCAGCGTATCTTACTTTTTTAATGCCAACTTTTATGATTGCGGCAAATAGCGCTCATAAATCTTACCGCTGGTCGGGTCCTATCACAATTATTTTGTTCCCGTTGCTCATTGCGATATTTTCCAAAGTAACAGATTTATGGGTAATCATCCTACAACTCAGTTTAGCTTTTGCTATGGGCTCTTTCTTTCGTTTACTGGCTATTAATTACCGTCAAAGTGAAACTATTCGGAACCAGAAACATGTATTGGAACAATACGTATCCCAAGTTGAGCGGATTACATTACTTGAGGAACGTGATAGGCTCTCAAAAGACTTACACGATACGATGGGGCATTCCTATACCTCAATTATTATGGGGATGGAAACATTACGTATGGAATTAAAGTCTAAAGAAGGGGAGCAACAGCTCGATTCATTATTACAATTGGCCCGTAACAGTATGGAAGAAGTAAGACTGTATTTACATCAATTGGATTTATCACAAGAATCGCTTCCCTTAGCTGTCACATTACAACAATTGACAGAGGAATTTAAGAAACATGCAAAAGTAAATGTACGTACTCGAATAATAGGGGAAGAGTATATGGCCTCCAAACAATCAAAAATGACACTATATCGGAGCTTGCAGGAATCACTAACAAATGCTGTTCGCCATGGGCATTCCACAGAAATCATTGTGTCACTTCACTTTGAACCACAACAGATAAGATTGGATGTGCAGGATAATGGCTGTGGGGTAGAAGAGTGGAAGGATGGCTTTGGATTAACTGCAATGAAAGAGCGTGTGAGTCAGTCGCAAGGAAGAGTCATTGTTTATTCCAAAAAAGGGGAAGGGACATTAATTTCATGTGTTTTACCGAAACAAGTACAACTGTCTAATGAACAAATCCGCCTGTGTATTGTCGATGATCATTCTTTTATCCGAGAAAGTCTTCATACAATTTTGGATGGACAGGAGGATTTACAAGTAGTGGGAATGGCTGAAGATGGAGAACGGGCTTTGGAATTGTGTGAGAGACTAAAACCAGATGTAGTATTAATGGATTTAGAGATGCCAAATCTGGATGGGGTTCATGCGACTAAAATGATTAAGGAAAAATGGCCGGACATTCGTGTACTCATTCTGTCAACCTTTCAGAATACAGAAAGGGCAAAAGAAATCATACGAAATGGTGCGGATGGATATTTATTGAAATCCATAGATTCGCGTGAACTAGCTGAATCAATTCGTCTAGTCTATCGAGGAGGCACGATGATTAATCATGGCTTGTTCCATAGAATGTGGGAAGAAAATGAAGAAAAAGGATCATTTGAATCACGATCAGATGGAAAAGAGTATGGATTAACGAAACGAGAACTAGAGATTTTGGAACTATTATCACAAGGCAGCCGTTATAAAACAATAGCTTCGACGCTTTACTTGTCAAACGGTACAGTAAGAAATTACGCCTCCAATCTCTATGAGAAGCTAGGAGTCAAAAATCGAGAAGAAGCCGTGCAAAAGGCAAAAGACAAAGGATTACTTTTGTAA
- a CDS encoding serine hydrolase domain-containing protein, which yields MKTSSKITCASLSLLIAGSSLLYITPASIVKAESTQNVSSSLQTGTQSNRTSVKKAMRDALQLGYPGILAQISKGGKTWSYAAGIADLRTKKPMKTDFRFRIGSTTKTFIATVLLQLAGENRLNLDDSIEKWLPGVIQGNGYDSNQITIRQILNHTSGIAEYTKSKDFDMKDTKKAYTAEEFVKMGISLPPDFAPGKGWSYSNTGYVLLGILIEKVTGNSYAEEVESRIIEPLELSNTFLPGNSTVIPGTKHARGYERYDGASELKDVTYSNPGSSDGDIISTADDLNKFFSYLLSGKLLKEQQLKQMLTTVPTGTEGIDGYGLGIYETKLQNGVSIWGHAGGVPGFSTFAGGTLGGKHTLAINLNGHKTSRSDPFKNILLAEFSK from the coding sequence ATGAAAACAAGCAGTAAAATTACATGTGCAAGTCTATCACTTTTAATTGCTGGAAGTTCCCTGTTATACATAACACCAGCCTCAATTGTAAAAGCAGAATCCACGCAAAATGTATCTAGTTCGTTACAAACAGGTACTCAAAGCAATCGTACTTCCGTTAAGAAAGCAATGCGGGATGCACTGCAACTTGGATACCCTGGAATTCTCGCTCAAATTTCTAAGGGCGGTAAAACGTGGAGTTATGCCGCTGGTATAGCGGATCTGAGAACCAAGAAGCCAATGAAAACAGATTTTCGCTTTCGCATTGGTAGTACGACGAAGACATTCATTGCAACAGTGCTACTTCAATTAGCTGGAGAAAACCGCTTGAATTTAGACGACTCCATTGAAAAATGGTTGCCTGGTGTTATTCAAGGAAACGGATATGATAGTAACCAGATTACTATCAGGCAGATATTGAATCATACAAGTGGTATCGCTGAATACACAAAGTCAAAAGACTTTGATATGAAAGATACAAAAAAAGCGTATACAGCTGAAGAATTCGTAAAGATGGGGATTTCTCTTCCCCCAGACTTTGCTCCAGGAAAGGGCTGGTCTTATTCAAACACAGGATACGTATTACTGGGTATCCTTATTGAAAAAGTAACTGGAAATAGCTATGCGGAAGAGGTTGAAAGTCGAATTATTGAACCTCTGGAATTGTCAAATACATTCCTACCTGGCAATTCAACGGTTATTCCAGGCACCAAGCATGCCCGTGGATATGAAAGATATGACGGAGCAAGTGAGCTAAAAGACGTTACTTATTCTAACCCAGGTAGCTCGGATGGAGATATAATTTCTACTGCTGACGATTTAAACAAATTTTTCTCTTACTTACTCAGTGGCAAATTACTGAAGGAACAGCAACTAAAACAAATGCTTACTACAGTTCCTACAGGAACAGAAGGAATCGATGGATATGGTCTTGGAATCTATGAAACTAAACTTCAAAACGGTGTCTCGATATGGGGACACGCAGGCGGTGTTCCAGGGTTTTCTACTTTTGCTGGAGGCACGCTTGGAGGCAAGCATACATTGGCCATCAATTTGAATGGTCATAAAACTAGTCGTTCTGATCCTTTTAAAAATATTTTACTTGCTGAATTCAGCAAGTAG
- a CDS encoding sensor domain-containing protein yields the protein MMKASAQKNLQDFYFLLFTFVSGFFYFCFYLVSITFALVMTIIFLGIPLLAWVLQTTHTFVQYERIQTKIYTDISIGLFEPRIKEEGDKWIKAMDTILNNSNWRTIFWLMQKFFVGIMSLICAVLLYVMPLVCIVTPLLFRYFNIYLLGIAVNSWETAIFVMIVGFILIWIHNLIGNRLVRIIGMYTRSMFKAIKE from the coding sequence ATGATGAAAGCATCAGCTCAAAAAAATTTGCAAGATTTTTATTTTTTGTTATTTACCTTTGTATCCGGATTCTTTTACTTTTGTTTCTATCTAGTCAGCATTACATTTGCATTAGTAATGACGATTATCTTTTTGGGTATTCCCTTGTTGGCTTGGGTACTGCAAACAACTCATACGTTTGTTCAGTATGAACGTATTCAGACGAAGATTTATACAGATATATCGATAGGGTTATTCGAACCCAGAATAAAAGAGGAGGGAGATAAATGGATTAAAGCGATGGATACAATCCTTAATAATAGCAACTGGAGGACTATCTTTTGGCTCATGCAGAAATTTTTTGTCGGAATAATGAGTCTTATATGTGCTGTTTTACTGTATGTAATGCCGCTAGTTTGTATCGTTACACCATTACTTTTTCGATATTTTAATATATACTTATTGGGCATTGCTGTGAATTCATGGGAGACAGCAATTTTTGTCATGATTGTTGGTTTTATTCTTATCTGGATACATAATCTTATTGGAAACCGCTTAGTTCGAATTATTGGAATGTACACGCGTTCCATGTTTAAAGCTATAAAGGAGTGA